Part of the Cloacibacterium caeni genome is shown below.
ACCATAAAGTTGTATATTATTTATCAATCTAAAGGATGCCAATCTTGGGTCAGTTAATGGCACTGAACCAAATTTAGAATCTTCAGGATCATACAGCGGTTTGTAAGTTCCTGCAGCTACCCAAATTTGTAGCATATTGCTGTCAGTCCATTGGGTACTGTTTCGTTTTGCATATTTCAAAGCATCTGCTAATTCTCCTAAAGCATTATCCCAAGATGAGCCGTTACCCGTTGAACCTTTTTTTACGTATAGAATATTATTAGTAGGGACAGGAAAAATATTATACTGATTTTCATATGCTCCTAAATCTATGGTACCATCAACAATACGGGAGTTTCCTAAAATATCTAATGGAATATTGTTTTTGGTATTATCACCTTTGTTAATAACTACGGCATCATCCTTAAGACGGTAATCCTTTGCGCTCACATCTACAAAAAGACTTGATGTAGAAATACCTGTAGAATTAATATTGCCATTAGTTGTATCTGTAAACCCTTTTACTAGACTGTATTGAATATCAAAATTAGTATTACTACTAAAAATTTCATCTATAAGAATGCTGTTGTATATATTTATTTTTCCTGAGTTAGAAACATATTTATAGCTATACAATCCATTACTCCTACTGTAATATGCTTTATTTGCTATAATAGTTACATTGGTAAGCGTTGGGTTAGAATATAAGTTGTACAATCCACCACCGTTGTCTCTGGTAGCAGAATTACCCGAAATAATAACATTGGTAAGGGCTGGAGAAGAACCATCGTTGTACATTCCGCCACCTGCAAAATCTGCTATATTATCCGAAATATTAACATTAACAAGGGTAGGAGAAGATGAACGATTATACATACCAGCTCCATTACTTTTACCTATTGATATTCCGTTTACTTTTCTAGTATCAATTAATGAGCTACCATATCCTCCAGTAATCGTAAAACCGTCCAATATCGTACTCTTGGTTATTGGGTTGGTACTTGTTCCTATAGAAAGTACTACCTGATAAACATTATCACTATAGATGCCTTGCGAACCAATATCTCCGCTTAATATAGTTTTGTTGACATTCCAATTACGCTCAATTAAGGCAACTTCAGTTCCTGCAAAACCTCCATAAAGCTGTACATTATTAACCAATAGAAAAGAAGCCAATCTGGGTTCTGCGGTCGGCACGGAGCCAAATTTGTCATCTGCAGCATCATACAAGGGTTTATAAGAACCTGCCGCTACCCATATTTGTAGCGGATTGCTTTCTGTAAATTGAGTATTATATCGTTTTGCAAATTTCAAAGCATCTGCTACTTCGCCTAAAGCATTGCTCCAAGATGAGCCATTGCCTGTTGCTCCTTTTTTTACGTAGAGGATATTGTTAGTAGGTATAATAATAAACTGATTTTCATATGATCCTAAGTCTATGGTACCATCAACAATTCGGGAGTTGTCCAAAATATCTAATGGAATATTGTTTTTGGTATTATCGCCTTTGTTAACAACTATAGCATTATATTTAAGGCGATAATCTTTATTGACAACGTCCACAAAAATATCTGTTTCATTGACACCTGTAGAATTAATGTTGCCATTGGATGTATTTGTAAACCCTTGTACAAGACTATACTGGAGATCAGGAATAAAATCTGAATTACTGGTAATAGTTCCTAAAATAATACTGTTGTATATTTTAGGGTTACTAGAATAGTAATTATACATTGCACTAGCATCAGTAGCTGCAGAATTTCTTACAATTGTGACATTGGTAAATGTTGGAGTAGAGTAATAATTTAAAACAGCGCCACCAAAACCACCGCCAAAACCTTCTATACTTTTTGCAGAATTATCTGAAATGATAACATTGGTAAGTATTGGAGATGCGTAATTATTTTTTATACCTCCTGCGCTATTATTAGTAGAATTCCCTGAAATAATAGCGTTGGTAAGAACTGGAGAAGAATAGTCATTGCACATACCTCCTCCGCTACTATCAGCAAAATTCCCCGAAATAGTAACGCTGTTAAGCCTTGGAGAAGAAGAACTTTTATTGTACATTCCACCACCTTCATAAGCAGAATTACCTGAAATCTTAACATTGGTGATTGTTGCTGAAGAAAATACATTGTACATCCCAGAACCCTCGTTTAATCTAATACTAATTCCGTTTACAGTTCTATTTTCAAATAAATTTCCATTTCCTCCATAAATATTAAAACCGTCTAGTATCGTTTTACTGGTTATTGGTTTGGTACTCGTACCTACAGAAAGCACTACATTATAAACGTTGTCACTGTTGCCATAAGTACCAATCTCTCCGTATAACGTAGTCACTTTGGTCTTCCAATTTCTGTCGTTCATTGTAGGATTGCCACTAGTAGGAAAACCACCATAAAGCTGTACGTTATTGACCAATAGAAAAGAAGCCAATCTTTTGTTAGTGGTAGGCACTGTACCAAATGCAACATCTGAAGGATCATACAGAGGGGTGTAATAACCAGCTGCAACCCAAATTTGCAGCGGATTGCTTTCAGTCCATTGCATTTCGTTTTGTTTTGCGTATTTTAAAGCATCTGCTACTTCGCCTAAAGAACTACTCCAAGACGAGCCATTGCCTATTCCTCCTTTTTTTACATAAAGGATGTTTCCTTCACCTGGAGTTATCTGGGCAGATAATTGAACTGCAAAAAAGAACAACAAAAAAAGTTTATTAAATTTTTTCATAATTTGTACATTCATTTCAATATGAATATGGATTTTAATTTTTATAAATGTATTTTTATCTGATGTTTTCACAAAAAATATGGGGTGGACAAAAAGGTGGACATTTTTTTTACAAAAATTAAAACTGAAAATCAGTTAATTAACAAAAATGCCAAATTTTAAAACTTTGGCATATCTGCTAAATAAAGATTAAACTTTCAAATTTTAAAGCCTTAAAGTTTTGTTTAATTCTCAACCTTATTTTTTAATCAAGTCTAATCTGTAAAGATAAATGAACTAAAAAATTAAAAAGTTTTATAGTAGATGATTGATTTTAACTTTAAAAAGTGTTTTAATTATATGTTTCAAAAAATATAGAAAATGAACATATTTTAAACATCAATCAATTAGATTTTTACATAATTTTCGCTATTTTAGGGCTCTGAAATTCCTCATTTAGATGATTAAAAATTACTCCCTTATTTTTTTGTTGTTTTTCACAGGCCTTTTTGGACAGTTTCAAAACTTTGAAACTTCTGAAAATAATAAACATATAAATTATAACTACGAAAAAATTCTCTGGAATTTTCCTAATTTTAGTTGTGACACCAACTCACTCAAAAAGTATTTACAACCACTGAAAAACAATACAAAACCCAGCGCACAAATCATTTATAATATTCTAGCTGCAGAAGGTATTGCCAACTGTGAGGATAGGATTACGGAACACAGCAACAACCTTTTCAAAAAAGCAATAAAACAGGCAGAAAAAACAAACCCAGAACTAGAAGTAGTTGCCAATATCTATTACGCCAAATATCTCTACCGCTATAGAAAAATGGAGAAAGCACTTCCTTTTTTCCTAAAAGCTTACCATCTTCTTGAAAAACATCCTAATAAAAAACATATCCGCCCAGATGAATCTTATAAATGGATTGGTTATTATTTCGGAACCATTGGTGATATCGAATCTTCTGTTAAGTCTCTGGAAAAAGCTAAATCTCTTTCCAAAAATCAGGAAGCAGACTATGCCAGTATTTTAGATGCATTAGGTTTGCACTATTTTAATAATGGTAACCTTGTAAAAGCTGAAGATTATTTCAATCAAGTAGAAAGTATCTCCAAATCAATAAATGATAAACTGAGATATGCGAAAGCCTTGGGAAACCTTTCTTTGATACACTGGAAAAGAGGAGAAACAGAAAACGCTAAAAAGCTTTTAATGAAAGATATCACTATATCTGAGCGGCTAAAAGAAAACCAAAATACCATGTATGCATACACCTTATTCGGAGAGTTTTTAACACAGGAAAAAAAGTATAGCGAGGCACACGAAGCACTTCAAAAAGCTTTACAAATCGCAGAATCAAAATCATATTTTCAGGCTAATGAGATTAAAATACAGCAACTACTGACATCGGTTTACAAAAACCTAAATAACAAAGATGGGGAACTTCAAAGCTATAAACGAATTAATGAACTGGAAGAAGAATTGAAAAAAACAGACGGAGATTTAGCCCTAAATAATGCCAATCTTCTGATGCAAAAATCGAAGTTAGAACAAGCAAACAATGAGGCTTATTATCAGAAAGAAAAATCAGCATTAATGCGAAAGGTTTACATCATTATCACTCTTCTTACATTTATCTTGATTGGGTTTATTTATGCACATTCCAGAAAAAAATTACGAAACCGTGAACTCATTTACAAGCAGAAAGTTATGGGGCTGGAAATGGACAAGTTGAAATTTGAACAGAAAATTTCAGAAACTCAACAAAACCTTGATGCTCAGGTAGAATTCCTTAAAAATAAAAATATACAGATTCACACATTAAAATCTGAGATTGAAAAAATAAAGAACTCAAATTCTTACTATCTTGAAGAACAGCAGGGAGAACTTCATACATTATTGCAATCACATCTGATGACCGATGAAAATTGGGAGAACTTTAAAAGAGAATTCATAAAAGTCTATCCAAAATTTTACCAAAAAATTCAAAGTGAATATCCAGATCTTACAGACTCTAATTACAGAATTATTCTGTTGAAAAAACTTGATTTCAATAATGTTGAAATTTCTGAACTTTTAGGTATTACAATTGATGCAGTGAAAAAATCCAATCAAAGAATGAAGAAAAAATTAGGCGACCGATATGATGAGCTGTCTGAAATTATAAACAAATCTTAACTTATTCTTTATAAAAAAAATTTCGTTAATCAAAAAAACTCCAGTAAATACTGGAGTTTTATATTTTGAAATGAAACCTTTTAAGGCTATTTTTTATCTACTACAATTCTCTCTTTGCGATTGGCTAGTTCCCAAGCGGTAGCAAAAACCAATTGTGCTCTTTTTTGAAGTAAAGGATAATCAATCTTTTCTGGATCATCTGTTGGTTGATGATAATCTTCGTGGATGCCGTCAAAGAAAAACGCTACAGGAATTCCGTGTTTTGCAAAGTTATAATGGTCACTTCTGTAGTATAATCTCATTGGATCATTCGGATCATCATATTTATAGTTGAGTTCAAGATTGTGTGTAATTTTGTTGGCAGCTTCATTGATGACTTTTAACTCAGTAGAAAGCATATCAGAACCGATGACGTAGACATAGTTTTTGCCTTCGTTTTCTTTATCACTTCTACCAATCATGTCGATATTTAGGTTTGCCACGGTGTTCTTTAAATCAAATACTGGATTCTCGGAATAATATTTAGAACCCAATAAACCGTGTTCTTCCCCAGTTACATGTAAGAAAAGAATGGAACGTTTTGGACCTTTTCCTGCTTTCTTGGCTTGTTGGAATGCTTCTGCGATTTCCATTACCGCAACTGTTCCACTTCCGTCGTCATCTGCACCATTGTACACTACTCCGTTATTGGTTCCAACGTGGTCATAGTGTGCAGAAATCACGATGATTTCCTCTGGTTTTTCTGTTCCTTCAATAAATGCCAGTATATTTTCTGAGTCAGGAAGCTCCCCTCTTCTGCTTTTTAGCGCTTCTTTTGGGACTTTTTGATAATAACTTCCCAATGCTTTTGGATAAGAAACGCCTAAGTTTTTATAGTAATCTATCATGTAAACGCCTGCTTTTTTTTGACCTTCAGAGCCGGTTTGTCTGCCTTCCATCTCGTCTGAAGCAATGACTATAAGGTTTTTCTTCAGTTCATCTGCCTTAATGGATTCATAGGCGGTTTTAAAAGCTTTTCCTTCGTAGGATAGGTTATTAGAAGCACAACTGTACAATACCAATGATGCTACTATTGGAACAAAAATTCTTGTCAATTTCATCTTATCATAATTTTTAATGAAGTAAAAATAGTTTTTTTTAGGAAATAAATATCTAAAACCCTTACAAAAGCTAAGATTAATCTTTGTTTTTCTGTATTTCTTAGTGATTTGATAATAGATTCTCCCCTTCTTTTGAGATGAAGAAGATATAAGATTTACATTCTTCATCAGTACCTTTGCTATACTTCAACTATACTACAACTATACTATAAACTACCTTTATACATTAATTAATCTCGTTTATTCCATAGCTGAGACTTGTTGAAATGGTGTGGGATGCGATGTAAAGTCGTGAGGTTGATGAGTTATGAGTTATGAGTTAAGATGAGGGATTTATTTGATGGAGATTTTGATAAAAAAGGAGGTTTTTCAAAGGGAAAAAAGATTATTTTTGGATAAACTATCGAAATGAAATTACCTATAAAACATCACGGAGCCGAAATCACTATTTTTTCTGAAATGACGGCACTTGCTAATCAATTTGGAGCGGTGAATCTGTCACAAGGTTTTCCTGATGATGACATCGATCAAGCTTTGAAGAAGTTTCTTGCGGAAGGAACGAATAAAAATTTTAATCAATACGCTCCTAGTTTTGGTTTTCCTGCGTTGATAGAAAATCTTATCACGTTTAATCATGCCAGAAAAAATCCGATAGATTTTTCTTCTTCGGAAATTACGATTACACCAGGAGCAAGTTATGGAATTTATACCGCGCTTTCTGCGATTTTAGAAATTGGCGATGAAGTGATAGTGCTGGAACCTGCTTATGATAGCTACATTCCATCGATTGAAATGAATGGGGCAAAGCCTGTTTTGGTTTCTTTGAATGAAGATTTTTTACCCGATTTTGAAAAAATTAAAACGGCAATTACTGAAAAAACAAAAGCTATCCTTATCAATTCCCCGCATAATCCTACGGGAAAAATTTGGAGAAAAGAAGATTTTGAAAGGCTCTATCAACTCATTAAAGACACTGAAATCATCGTTATCTCCGATGAAGTGTATGATTTAATTACCTTTGATAACGCTGAATTTTATAGTATTTTTCATCATGCGGAACTTAGACATAGGAGTTTTGCGATTTTTTCTTTTGGGAAAATGTTTCATCTCACGGGTTGGAAAGTTGGGTATATTTTGGCTTGTGAAGCATTGACCAAAGCTTTTAGAAAAGTGCATCAGTACATCAGTTTCAGTGTAAATACTCCTGCTCAATATGCTTTGGCGAAATATTTAGAGGTTTTTAATCCTGAAAAAAATCAACAGTATTTGCAGGAAAAAAGAGATTTCTTTTTGGCTCAATTTAAAGATTTGCCTTTTACTTTTAAGGAAAAATCAGAAGGAAGCTATTTTCAGATTGCCAGTTATGAGAACATTTCTAACTTACCTGACAAGGAATTCTGCATTTGGCTCACGAAAGAGTACCATGTTGCCACGATACCGCTTTGTTCGTTTTACCAAGACCAAAGAAACACGGGAATGATTAGATTCTGCTTCAGTAAAAGGACAGAAACGATATTAAAAGCTGCTGAAAATTTGAGAAGGTTAGTTTGAAAGACATGAGAGATTTTTGAGATTGAGGTATTTTTAAACGCAAAGGTTTTTATTCTTGAATTGCTTTTTAAGTGAGCTAAGTTGGCGAAATTCATTCGCTATGAAGCTTTATGGGAATTGTTATTTAAACAGACTTTTTTCTATCACAAAGTTCACGGAGAGCAGGTGAAATGATAGCGTTTTTGAGGGCTCTGAGGAACATCGGAGATGTTCTGGAAAGGTCACGAATTTTCGGTTGGCAGGTGTAGAAAAACTTTTTCCTTGATGAAGAGATTCTTCACTACTCTACGCTTCGTTCAGAATGACATGGTTCTGTTTTTTACTCACGATTAGGAATCTGTTTCAGTGGAAGAATTATTTTTGAAACGCAAAGGTTTTTTATTATTCCTATGTTTTTAAGGAAGCAAAGCGGGAATTCGCTAGCGAATTGATGAAGCGTGTGTTTTAAAATGTTTTTTCCGAACGTAGTTATTTGCGGTGTGGCTTCGACAGGCTCAGCCACCGTGTATGAAAATTATTTTTATGCTCAGCCACCGTGTATGAAAATTATTTTTATACTCTTTTGTTTTATTTTTTAAACGCAAAGGTTTTTATTATTGAATTGCTTTTTAAGTGAGCTAAGTTGGCGAAATTCATTCGCTTTGAAGCGGGGTGGAAATTGTATATTTTCTATCACAAAGTTCTCGGAGATGTGGTGAAATGATGGCGCTTTTGAGGGCTCTGAGGAACATTGGAAATTGTGAAGATGTGAAGTTGAAATATTTTTCTTTTTGAAGAGATTCTTCACTACTCTACGCTTCGTTCAGAATGACATGGTTCTGTTTTTTACTCACGATTAGGAATCTGAATTATTTTTGAAACGCAAAGGTTTTTATCATTGAATTGCTTTTTTAAGCGAGCAAAGCGGGAATTCGCTAGCGAATTGATGAAGCGTGTGTTTTAAAATGTTTTTTTCGAACGGATTTATTTGTGGTGTGGCTTCGACAGGCTCAGCCACCGTGTATGAAAATTATTTTTATGCTCAGCCACCAAGTATGAAAATTATTTTTATGCTCTTTTGTTTTATTTTTTAAACGCAAAGGTTTTTATTATTGAATTGCTTTTTTAAGTATGCTAAGTTGGCGAAATTCATTCGCTATGAAGCTTTATGGGAATTGTTATTTAAACAGACTTTTTTCTATCACAAAGTTCACGGAGAGCAGGTGAAATGATGGTGTTTTTGAGGGCTCTGAGGAACATCGGAGATGTTCTGGAAAGGTCACGAATTTTCGGTTGGCAGATGTAGAAAAACTTTTTCCTTAATGAAGAGATTCTTCACTACTCTACGCTTCGTTCAGAATGACATGGTTCTGTTTTTTACTCACGATTAGGAATCTGTTTCAGTGGAAGAATTATTTTTGAAACGCAAAGGTTTTTTATTATTCCTATGTTTTTAAGGAAGCAAAGTAGGAATTCGCTAGCGAATTGATGAAGCGTGTGTTTTAAACGTATTTATTTATGTTGTGGCTTCGACAGGCTCAGCCACCGTGTATGAAAATTATTTTTATGCTCAGCCACCAAGTATGAAAATTATTTTTATGCTCTTTTGTTTTATTTTTTAAACGCAAAATTTTTATTCTTTCATTACTTTTTTAAGTGAGCTAAGTTGGCGAAATTCATTCGCTATGAAGCTTTATGGGAATTGTTATTTAAACAGACTTTTTTCTATCACAAAGTTCACGGAGAGCAGGTGAAATGATGGTGTTTTTGAGGGCTCTGAGGAACATCGGAGATTCTTCACTACTCTACGCTTCGTTCAGAATGACATGGTTCTGTTTTTTACTCACGATTAGGAATCTGTATTATTTTTGAAACGCAAAGGTTTTTTATTATTCCTATGTTTTTAAGGAAGCAAAGTAGGAATTCGCTAGCGAATTGATGAAGCGTGTGTTTTAAAATGTTTTTTTCGAACGGATTTATTTGTGGTGTGGCTTCGACAGGCTCAGCCACCGTGTATGAAAATTATTTTTATGCTCAGCCACCGTGTATGAAAATTATTTTTATGCTCTTTTGTTTTATTTTTTAAACGCAAAATTTTTATTATTGAATTGCTTTTTTAAGTATGCTAAGTTGGCGAAATTCATTCGCTATGAAGCTTTATGGGAATTGTTATTTAAACAGACTTTTTTCTATCACAAAGTTCACGGAGATGTGGTGAAATGATGGCGTTTTTGAGGGCTCTGAGGAACATCGGAGATGTTCTGGAAAGGTCACGAATTTTCGGTTGGCAGGTGTAGAAAAACTTTTTCCTTGATGAAGAGATTCTTCACTACTCTACGCTTCGTTCAGAATGACATGGTTCTGTTTTTTACTCACGATTAGGAATCTGAATTATTTTTGAAACGCAAAGATTTTTATCATTGAATTGCTTTTTTAAGCGAGCAAAGTAGGAATTCGCTAGCGAATTGATGAAGCGTGTGTTTTAAAATGTTTTTTTCGAACGGATTTATTTGTGGTGTGGCTTCGACAGGCTCAGCCACCGTGTATGAAAATTATTTTTATGCTCAGCCACCAAGTATGAAAATTATTTTTATGCTCTTTTGTTTTATTTTTGAAACGCAAAGATTTTTTATTATTCCTATGTTTTTAAGGAAGCAAAGTAGGAATTCGCTAGCGAATTGATGAAGCGTGTGTTTTAAAATGTTTTTTTCGAACGGATTTATTTGTGGTGTGGCTTCGACAGGCTCAGCCACCGTGTATGAAAATTATTTTTATGCTCAGCCACCAAGTATGAAAATTATTTTTATGCTCTTTTGTTTTATTTTTTGAAGCGTAAAGGTTTTATTCTTTCATTACTTTTTTAAGTATGCTAAGTTGGCGAAATTCATTCGCTCTGAAGCTTTATGGGAATTGTTATTTAAACAGACTTTTTTCTATCACAAAGTTCACGGAGAGCAGGTGAAATGATAGCGTTTTTGAGGGCTCTGAGGAACATCGGAGATGTTCTGGAAAGGTCACGAATTTTCGGTTGGCAGGTGTAGAAAAACTTTTTCCTTGATGAAGAGATTCTTCACTACTCTACGCTTCGTTCAGAATGACATGGTTCTGTTTTTTACTCACGATTAGGAATCTGTTTCAGTGGAAGAATTATTTTTGAAACGCAAAGGTTTTTTATTATTCCTATGTTTTTAAGGAAGCAAAGTAGGAATTCGCTAGCGAATTGATGAAGCGTGTGTTTTAAAATGTTTTTTCCGAACGTAGTTATTTGTGGTGTGGCTTCGACAGGCTCAGCCACCGTGTATGAAAATTATTTTTATGCTCAGCCACCGTGTATGAAAATTATTTTTATGCTCAGCCACCGTGTATGAAAATTATTTTTATACTCTTTTGTTTTATTTTTTGAAGCGTAAAGGTTTTATTCTTTCATTACTTTTTTAAGTATGCTAAGTTGGCGAAATTCATTCGCTATGAAGCTTTATGGGAATTGTTATTTAAACAGACTTTTTTCTATCACAAAGTTCACGGAGATGTGGTGAAATGATAGCGTTTTTGAGGGCTCTGAGGAACATCGGAACTCAAAGTCTGGAGACTTTGCGCAGCAATGTGTTTTTAAAATTGAGTTATTGATGCTTTGAAAGTATAATATTTGTAAAAGTTTTTGTATATTTGATTGAAGCAACTTGCACTCTGAATTTGCTAAATCCCAAGAACGGAAGTAAACTTCATTCTCGGGACTTCGCAAATCCGCCGAAGCGTTAGCAGAAATGTTACCAAAAATCCGCACAAACATTAGCGTTTTTTAACAAAGTTTATATAAATTTTAAAACAGCACACAGAAAGTTTCTGAAAATTTTATTATTTCTTTGAAGCCCAAACTAAAATAATTCAAATTATGAAGTCAAAAATCTTAATTCTTTCATTATTTTCAAGCCTTCTGTTTTCACAATCTAGAATGAACCTTGACTTTGAAAATGTAACCGATAATAATAAAATGTTAAAGTGGTTAACAAACAAAAAAAATCAAATTATTGAAGTTGATACTATAACTAAATTTGAAGGGAAAAGAAGTTTAAAAATTACAGGAGAAAGTAAATTATCAGATGATAAAAATGATTTTGCTGTAGTAATGCAGAAAATTCAAAAAAAATATCTCAACGGAAAAGAATTCACCCTTAAAGCAAGAATAAAATCCCAAAGTGATTTTGATGGTGCAGCTTTTCCCTATTTAAGAACATTAAATAAAGATAAAAAAAATATTTCATTTCTCAATCAACAAGACAAACCAATAAAAGGAAATACAGATTGGCAGGAACTAATAATAAAAATTCCTATTCTAGAAAATGTAGAAAATTTAGATTTTGGATTTGTATATAAAGGAAAAGGAAGCGCTTGGTTTGATAATGTAGAGATATTGCTTGACGGAAAACCAATTGAGAAACCTCTTAAAGAATTAACTTCTCAACAAATTACAGCAATAAAAAAATATGTTTATCCACTAAGTTCATTTGAACCCAATAATAATGATAATTCTGACCTTAAAATATTGAGAAATCTAATTGGAAGTTCAAAGGTAGTTGCATTGGGTGAGTCAACTCACGGTTCAAGTGAAATCTATAAAATGAAAGATAGATTAATAAGATATTTAGCAGAAAAAGAGAATTTTGATATTTTTTCTATTGAAGCGCAAATGCAACAATCGTATTTGGTTGAAAATTACACTAATGGTAATTCAACTTTGAAAGAAGCAATGAGAAACCTTGGTTTTTGGACTTGGAAAACAAAAGAAATGGCAAATCTATTAAATTGGATGAAAGATTTTAACAAAGACAAGAAAAAAATCAGTTTCACGGGATTTGATATGCAAAGTGTTAGCGAACCAATTAAACAGTTACGAGCAACTTTCAAAGATGATACAGAATTACAAAATAAATTTGATAAACTCTCACTTAAAATTCAAGAATTTTTAGAAGAAAACAAAAATATAAGGAGAAACTATATTTTAACTGATGACCAATCTAAAACGATTTATCCAATCCTATCAGAAATAAAATCGAAAATCACTTCTGCAAATAATTTAACTGACAGCGAGAAAAAATGGCAAAATCAAAATTTGAGAATTATAGAACAAATCTTGCAGAAAACTATGATTAGTAGGGATAAATTTATGGCAGAAAATTTTATGTGGATAAAGAATAACAATCCGAATTCAA
Proteins encoded:
- a CDS encoding tetratricopeptide repeat protein yields the protein MIKNYSLIFLLFFTGLFGQFQNFETSENNKHINYNYEKILWNFPNFSCDTNSLKKYLQPLKNNTKPSAQIIYNILAAEGIANCEDRITEHSNNLFKKAIKQAEKTNPELEVVANIYYAKYLYRYRKMEKALPFFLKAYHLLEKHPNKKHIRPDESYKWIGYYFGTIGDIESSVKSLEKAKSLSKNQEADYASILDALGLHYFNNGNLVKAEDYFNQVESISKSINDKLRYAKALGNLSLIHWKRGETENAKKLLMKDITISERLKENQNTMYAYTLFGEFLTQEKKYSEAHEALQKALQIAESKSYFQANEIKIQQLLTSVYKNLNNKDGELQSYKRINELEEELKKTDGDLALNNANLLMQKSKLEQANNEAYYQKEKSALMRKVYIIITLLTFILIGFIYAHSRKKLRNRELIYKQKVMGLEMDKLKFEQKISETQQNLDAQVEFLKNKNIQIHTLKSEIEKIKNSNSYYLEEQQGELHTLLQSHLMTDENWENFKREFIKVYPKFYQKIQSEYPDLTDSNYRIILLKKLDFNNVEISELLGITIDAVKKSNQRMKKKLGDRYDELSEIINKS
- a CDS encoding methionine aminotransferase — translated: MKLPIKHHGAEITIFSEMTALANQFGAVNLSQGFPDDDIDQALKKFLAEGTNKNFNQYAPSFGFPALIENLITFNHARKNPIDFSSSEITITPGASYGIYTALSAILEIGDEVIVLEPAYDSYIPSIEMNGAKPVLVSLNEDFLPDFEKIKTAITEKTKAILINSPHNPTGKIWRKEDFERLYQLIKDTEIIVISDEVYDLITFDNAEFYSIFHHAELRHRSFAIFSFGKMFHLTGWKVGYILACEALTKAFRKVHQYISFSVNTPAQYALAKYLEVFNPEKNQQYLQEKRDFFLAQFKDLPFTFKEKSEGSYFQIASYENISNLPDKEFCIWLTKEYHVATIPLCSFYQDQRNTGMIRFCFSKRTETILKAAENLRRLV
- a CDS encoding choice-of-anchor Q domain-containing protein, which encodes MKKFNKLFLLFFFAVQLSAQITPGEGNILYVKKGGIGNGSSWSSSLGEVADALKYAKQNEMQWTESNPLQIWVAAGYYTPLYDPSDVAFGTVPTTNKRLASFLLVNNVQLYGGFPTSGNPTMNDRNWKTKVTTLYGEIGTYGNSDNVYNVVLSVGTSTKPITSKTILDGFNIYGGNGNLFENRTVNGISIRLNEGSGMYNVFSSATITNVKISGNSAYEGGGMYNKSSSSPRLNSVTISGNFADSSGGGMCNDYSSPVLTNAIISGNSTNNSAGGIKNNYASPILTNVIISDNSAKSIEGFGGGFGGAVLNYYSTPTFTNVTIVRNSAATDASAMYNYYSSNPKIYNSIILGTITSNSDFIPDLQYSLVQGFTNTSNGNINSTGVNETDIFVDVVNKDYRLKYNAIVVNKGDNTKNNIPLDILDNSRIVDGTIDLGSYENQFIIIPTNNILYVKKGATGNGSSWSNALGEVADALKFAKRYNTQFTESNPLQIWVAAGSYKPLYDAADDKFGSVPTAEPRLASFLLVNNVQLYGGFAGTEVALIERNWNVNKTILSGDIGSQGIYSDNVYQVVLSIGTSTNPITKSTILDGFTITGGYGSSLIDTRKVNGISIGKSNGAGMYNRSSSPTLVNVNISDNIADFAGGGMYNDGSSPALTNVIISGNSATRDNGGGLYNLYSNPTLTNVTIIANKAYYSRSNGLYSYKYVSNSGKINIYNSILIDEIFSSNTNFDIQYSLVKGFTDTTNGNINSTGISTSSLFVDVSAKDYRLKDDAVVINKGDNTKNNIPLDILGNSRIVDGTIDLGAYENQYNIFPVPTNNILYVKKGSTGNGSSWDNALGELADALKYAKRNSTQWTDSNMLQIWVAAGTYKPLYDPEDSKFGSVPLTDPRLASFRLINNIQLYGGFPASGTPTMNDRNWNANKTILSGEIGSQNSFTDNIYQVILSVGTSTNRITNNTVLDGFTIADGYASGNNTITRVLDGVSLSLTAGGGIYNNYSSPKLTNVTISGNSANFGGGMYNYYSSPLLTNVTVSGNTASTAGGINNYYSHPVLTNVILSGNFSSSSNYGTIYNYFSNPKIYNSIILGNQSGMVNYSFSNTVDIQYSLVQGLTDTTNGNISSFDISENDIFVSPITPGRSNAGDFHLKDGAIVINKGDNTKNIFTVDLAGNPRIFNNTIDLGAFENQNNLAQPTDNILYVKKGSIGNGSSWSNALGELADALRYAKENKNLWTASNPLLIWVAVGTYNPLYDPADATFGRVPKSYPRQASFLLVDNVQLYGGFEGTETNLNARNWNTNKTILSGDIGTQGNRTDNVYQVVISIATQIEPITKNTVVDGFTITGGFGAENTSRIINGYNVDAINGAGMYNTYSSPKLANLIISGNYVPYNGGGMFNYYSFPTLTNVMFTDNSASRGGGMANWSSSPKLTNVTFSLNNAQMFGGGMYNIYSSPTITSATFSGNHSIYYGGGMYNDELSSTTLANVIISGNTASESGGGIYNNNASSSLNNVTISGNYAYTSGGGMMNAYHSTSKIYNSIIWGNTSGIINNDPSLDVVDIQYSLVQDLTDTSNGNISSTGITAEDIFVSPIAPTKSIAGDYRLKDGAPVINKGDNSKYDVSVSGTIDLAGNTRIVGSVIDLGAYENQNNTTLAVTDTVVKVKAMVYPNPTTGIFFVKTAVTMKAALYDQSGKLVKSINLKIGENQVDISGFTQGMYLLKTEQGVFKVIKK
- a CDS encoding M28 family metallopeptidase, yielding MKLTRIFVPIVASLVLYSCASNNLSYEGKAFKTAYESIKADELKKNLIVIASDEMEGRQTGSEGQKKAGVYMIDYYKNLGVSYPKALGSYYQKVPKEALKSRRGELPDSENILAFIEGTEKPEEIIVISAHYDHVGTNNGVVYNGADDDGSGTVAVMEIAEAFQQAKKAGKGPKRSILFLHVTGEEHGLLGSKYYSENPVFDLKNTVANLNIDMIGRSDKENEGKNYVYVIGSDMLSTELKVINEAANKITHNLELNYKYDDPNDPMRLYYRSDHYNFAKHGIPVAFFFDGIHEDYHQPTDDPEKIDYPLLQKRAQLVFATAWELANRKERIVVDKK